TTTTTTTTTGGGATTATTAACGCTTCTAGGAGACTACAATTAACATTAATCAAAGGCTGAATAATCAGCTTGGTATTGTTTTTAATTGCTCAACCCATTCTATCGTCAATAAATTGGGTAGTATCGACATTTCATGATGAATCTCAATATATTTTTTACACTTTACAGTTGCAACACACTCAATAGAAGAATGTCGATCTTCGATCAATACTTTATAACTACCAACATTCGGTAACGAATAATTTGGTAGGATACCATTCTTTTGACAATACTTAGTTTTGTAAAATCCCCCCAGTAAATTGGGTAATTCACTAAGCTTTCTTTCTATCAAGTGCTTCCGAATCAATGTCGAACTAATTTTTTGATTATTCCACGTTAGCTCCTCAACAACCGTTAGGCCTACTTGATGTGCAGCAGCATAATCTGCCAGTGTTTTAACGGTACCACTTGCTTTTGCACCATATGTGTAGTCAAAACCACAAATAATTTCCTTAGCATTCAAACCTATAACATAATCATCTAAAAAATCGTTTGCTTCTACTTTAGCTAATTCCTTTGTAAATTCTACAATATAAAAAATATCCACTTGAAGTTTTTCTAACTTTTCAATTTTTTGTTCTAGTGGCTCAAGATATGAGATTGCTATGTCCGAACATAAAACACTTTTGGGATGCGGAAAAAAAGAGAGAACCGCTAGTGATAAATTTTGTGCTTTTGCTTTTTCTTTAGCTGTTTGAATTACCTTTTGATGCCCTAAATGCACACCATCAAAGTAACCAAGTGCCATTGCTACATTAGGAGATGACTGTCTAATCTCTTGTAAGTTATTAGCATTCACATAGATTACCTTCATTGCGATTCTCTCCTTTTTCTTTCATCTCGCTAAATTTTGTGCTGCTTTATAAATTAAATCTTCTTCCAAAATGTTAACGTTTACTTTTCCAAGTATACCGAAATCAACTTCGAATTTATCACCTGTTTTAAAGGTAACAGCTTTTGATAGCGCTCCCGATAAGACAAACATGCCAGGCTCGATAGAAATACCAAAGGCACTCACTTCATTTGCTAACCAAACAACCGCATTGAGTGGGTTCCCTAATACAGCTGAGCTCGTTGCTTCGTCTAAAAATTCACCATTTTTCTTTACAATCATTGGAATATTTGTAATGTCTTCAATGTCTTTAAGTAGTGTCCGCTTTTGACCTAAAATCGCACCGGCGGAAGACCCATTGTCTGCCACTGTATCCTCAAATTTTATTTTCCAATTCGCAATGCGGCTGTCGATTACTTCGACTGCTGGTACTACAAAGGCTGTTGCATCAATTACATCTCGCACCGTCACTTGTGGCCCTTTTAACTCTCTATTAAAAACAAACGCAATCTCAAACTCTACCTTTGGTTGAATAAAAGACTCAGCAACTAAACCATCTGCCTCGTCAAATACCATCGTATCTAAAATACAGCCATAGTCTGGTGAATAAACATTCAACATTTCTTG
This genomic stretch from Neobacillus niacini harbors:
- a CDS encoding 2-keto-4-pentenoate hydratase — encoded protein: MNIQTIAEVLLEAERTKQPIAPLTETYENITVAEAYAVQLEQIRQKIENGATVKGLKIGLTSKVMQEMLNVYSPDYGCILDTMVFDEADGLVAESFIQPKVEFEIAFVFNRELKGPQVTVRDVIDATAFVVPAVEVIDSRIANWKIKFEDTVADNGSSAGAILGQKRTLLKDIEDITNIPMIVKKNGEFLDEATSSAVLGNPLNAVVWLANEVSAFGISIEPGMFVLSGALSKAVTFKTGDKFEVDFGILGKVNVNILEEDLIYKAAQNLAR
- a CDS encoding FAD synthetase family protein; its protein translation is MKVIYVNANNLQEIRQSSPNVAMALGYFDGVHLGHQKVIQTAKEKAKAQNLSLAVLSFFPHPKSVLCSDIAISYLEPLEQKIEKLEKLQVDIFYIVEFTKELAKVEANDFLDDYVIGLNAKEIICGFDYTYGAKASGTVKTLADYAAAHQVGLTVVEELTWNNQKISSTLIRKHLIERKLSELPNLLGGFYKTKYCQKNGILPNYSLPNVGSYKVLIEDRHSSIECVATVKCKKYIEIHHEMSILPNLLTIEWVEQLKTIPS